GGTCACGGCGCTGGGCACCCAGACCGCCAAGCTGCCCCAGATCAGCCTGGAACCGGGCAGCGCGGACCTGGACATCGGCACCAGCACCCGGCAGAGTCTCAATCACGGCGTGCTCTTTGGCTTCGCGGCCATGCTGGAGGGGCTGACCGCGCGGCTCAAGAAACGTCTGGCCGCTCCCGACGCCCGCGTCATCGCCACGGGCGGTTTTGCCCCGCACTTGGCGGCCATCACCTCATGCATCGACAATCTGGCCCCGGACCTGCTCATGCAGGGCCTTTTGGCCGCATATTTTCAGAAACATTCACCAAGGAACGCAAGGGAGCAATCATGAGCACCATCACAGGTATTTGGGCCCGGGAGATTCTGGATTCCAGGGGCAACCCCACCGTTGAAGTGGAAGTCACCCTCGAATCGGGCGCCACGGGCCGCGCCGCCGTGCCTTCAGGCGCATCCACGGGCACGCGTGAAGCCCTCGAACTGCGCGACGGCGACGCCGACCGCTTTGGCGGCAAGGGCGTTGAGCAGGCCGTGCGCAACGTCATGGAAGAGATCGCCTCCGAGATCATCGGCCTTGAAGCCATCCGCCAGGTGGAAGTGGATCAGGCCCTCATCGAGCTGGACGGCACCGAGAACAAGTCTCGCCTGGGCGCCAACGCCATGCTCGGCGTGTCCATGGCCACGGCCAAGGCCGCCGCGGAATTTCTGGGCCTGCCGCTCTACAAATACATCGGCGGCATCAACGCCAAGGTCTTGCCCGCGCCCATGATGAACATCATCAACGGCGGAGCGCACGCGGCCAACAACCTGGACATCCAGGAGTTCATGATCCTGCCGCTCGGCGCGGCCAGCTTCAAGGAAGCCCTGCGCATGGGTGCCGAGACCTTTCACACCCTGAAGAAGATCCTGCACAAGGATGGCCTGGCCACCTCCGTCGGCGACGAGGGCGGATTTGCTCCCAATTTCGCCAGTCACGAGCAGGCTTTCACATACATCATGAAGGCCATCGAGGAAGCCGGATACGAGCCCGGTAGCCAGATCGCCCTGGCCATCGACGCCGCCGCCTCGGAATTCTACAAGGACGGCAAGTACCATTTCGTCGGTGAGAACAAGATCCTGACCGCGCGTGAACTGACCGACTACTACGCCGATCTGGCCGGAAAATTCCCGCTGGTGTCCATCGAGGACGGCCTGGCCGAAGCGGACTGGGACGGCTGGGAAGTTCTCTCCGACGTGCTGGGCGACCGCCTGCAGCTGGTCGGCGACGACATTTTCGTCACCAACCCGGCCCTTTTGGCCGACGGCATCATGCGCGGCGTGGGCAACGCCATCCTCATCAAGCTCAACCAGATCGGTACGCTGACCGAGACCATGGACTGCATCGAAATGGCCAAGGAAGCCTCTTTCGCCACGGTCATCTCCCATCGCTCCGGCGAGACCGAGGACAGCTTCATCGCTGACCTGTCCGTGGCCGTGAACGCCGGGCAGATCAAGACCGGCTCCCTGTGCCGCTCCGACCGCATGGCCAAGTACAACCAGCTGCTGCGCATCGAGGAAGACCTGGATTCGCAGGGCGTCTATTTTGGACCGGCCATGGCCGCCAACTGGTTTGACGAAGAATAACAACCCCTATGGCGCACTTCGGTGCGCCTTTTTTATTTTCAGCCGAGGACAACATGCAAATCATCGACGGAAAAAAGACGGCCGCCATCATCCGTCAGGAACTCAAGGATCAGGTCGCGGTGCTGACGGCAAGGCATGGGCGGGCGCCGGGCCTTGCCGTGATCCTGGTCGGCGGCGATCCCGCCTCGCAGGTCTATGTCCGCAACAAGGAGCGGGCTTGCGAGGACGTGGGCATCATCTCCAAGGGCTTTCGCCTGCCGGAGGATATTCCGCAGGCGCAGCTGGAAGACACGATCATGTTCCTGAACAGCGACCCCGCCATTGACGGATTGCTGTTGCAGCTGCCCCTGCCCAAGGGCCTGGACAGCCAGCGCTGCCTTGACCTGATCAGCCCTTCCAAGGACGTGGACGGCTTCCATCCCGTGAACATGGGCCGCCTGGCGCTGGGCCTGCCCTGTCTGCGCTCCTGCACGCCGGCGGGAATCATGACCCTCATGGAGCGCCACGGCATAGACGTGTCCGGAAAGAAGGCGGTGGTCATCGGACGCAGCAACATTGTAGGCAAGCCTTTGGCGCTCATGCTGCTGCAGAAGAACGCGACGGTTACGGTCTGTCATTCCCGGACCCGGAACATCGCCGCCGAGGTGTGCAGCGCCGATATCGTCCTGGCCGCCGTGGGCATTCCCAAGTTCGTGACGCGCGACATGGTCAAGCCTGGAGCCGTGGTCATCGACGTGGGCATCAACAGGACCGAGCTTGGCCTGGTCGGGGATTGTGATTTTGAAGGGTTGCAGGACGTGGCTTCGGCCATGACTCCGGTGCCCGGCGGAGTGGGCCCCATGACCATCGCCCAGCTCCTGGTCAACACGGTCGAAGCCTACG
This sequence is a window from Desulfomicrobium apsheronum. Protein-coding genes within it:
- the eno gene encoding phosphopyruvate hydratase, encoding MSTITGIWAREILDSRGNPTVEVEVTLESGATGRAAVPSGASTGTREALELRDGDADRFGGKGVEQAVRNVMEEIASEIIGLEAIRQVEVDQALIELDGTENKSRLGANAMLGVSMATAKAAAEFLGLPLYKYIGGINAKVLPAPMMNIINGGAHAANNLDIQEFMILPLGAASFKEALRMGAETFHTLKKILHKDGLATSVGDEGGFAPNFASHEQAFTYIMKAIEEAGYEPGSQIALAIDAAASEFYKDGKYHFVGENKILTARELTDYYADLAGKFPLVSIEDGLAEADWDGWEVLSDVLGDRLQLVGDDIFVTNPALLADGIMRGVGNAILIKLNQIGTLTETMDCIEMAKEASFATVISHRSGETEDSFIADLSVAVNAGQIKTGSLCRSDRMAKYNQLLRIEEDLDSQGVYFGPAMAANWFDEE
- the folD gene encoding bifunctional methylenetetrahydrofolate dehydrogenase/methenyltetrahydrofolate cyclohydrolase FolD; the protein is MQIIDGKKTAAIIRQELKDQVAVLTARHGRAPGLAVILVGGDPASQVYVRNKERACEDVGIISKGFRLPEDIPQAQLEDTIMFLNSDPAIDGLLLQLPLPKGLDSQRCLDLISPSKDVDGFHPVNMGRLALGLPCLRSCTPAGIMTLMERHGIDVSGKKAVVIGRSNIVGKPLALMLLQKNATVTVCHSRTRNIAAEVCSADIVLAAVGIPKFVTRDMVKPGAVVIDVGINRTELGLVGDCDFEGLQDVASAMTPVPGGVGPMTIAQLLVNTVEAYVEHMG